From a single Molothrus aeneus isolate 106 unplaced genomic scaffold, BPBGC_Maene_1.0 scaffold_70, whole genome shotgun sequence genomic region:
- the ZBTB45 gene encoding zinc finger and BTB domain-containing protein 45 isoform X1 — MPDAVHYIHLHNFSRSLLRTLNGQRARGHFCDVTVRARGASLRAHRCVLAAGSPFFHDKLSLGHSAIEVPPVVPWAAVRQLVEFLYSGSLVVARSEALHILTAASVLQIEAVIGECTQIISQARVVTPALSAEMAAEMATPLATEMTTEMTTEMTTKLATPLTRELSTELATPLTPSLTTELSTPLTTELTTELSTPLTTELTTELTTELTTEVPTEMPTDGPSGHSRKQRQPLRLAPVPLKEERLEEDEDDEEEDEEEAEDEGAPQEGVVASLSLPCFGAAAAAEAPSVPPWEAPGGDGVGFGAPPVVAPPWRGGLEGGGALTAPPAPPGAPRSRAQPPPYQCGHCQKSFSSRKNYSKHMFIHSGEKPHQCSICWRSFSLRDYLLKHMVTTLTSTDHTDQC; from the exons ATGCCGGACGCCGTCCACTACATCCACCTGCACAACTTCAGCCGCTCGCTGCTGCGGACGCTCAACGGGCAGCGCGCCCGCGGCCACTTCTGCGACGTGACGGTGCGGGCCCGCGGCGCCTCGCTGCGCGCCCACCGCTGCGTGCTGGCCGCCGGCAGCCCCTTCTTCCACGACAAGCTCAGCCTGGGCCACTCGGCCATCGAGGTGCCGCCCGTGGTGCCCTGGGCGGCCGTGCGCCAGCTGGTGGAGTTCCTGTACAGCGGGAGCCTGGTGGTGGCGCGCTCCGAGGCGCTGCACATCCTCACCGCCGCCTCCGTGCTGCAGATCGAGGCCGTCATCGGCGAGTGCACGCAGATCATCTCGCAGGCGCGGGTGGTGACGCCGGCGCTGAGCGCCGAGATGGCCGCTGAGATGGCCACACCGCTGGCCACAGAAATGACCACAGAAATGACCACAGAGATGACCACAAAGCTGGCCACACCGCTGACCAGagaactgagcacagagctggccaCACCGCTGACCCCATCTCTGACCACTGAACTATCCACACCACTGACCACAGAACTGACCACAGAACTATCCACACCACTGACCACTGAACTGACCACTGAACTGACCACGGAACTGACCACGGAAGTGCCCACGGAGATGCCCACGGACGGCCCCAGCGGGCACAGCCGCAAGCAGCGGCAGCCGCTGCGCCTGGCGCCCGTCCCTCTCAAAGAGGAGCGcctggaggaggatgaggatgatgaggaggaggatgaggaggaagcgGAGGATGAAGGAGCCCCCCAGGAAGGCGTCGTGGCCtcgctgtccctgccctgttttggagccgccgccgcggccgaGGCGCCGTCGGTGCCGCCCTGGGAGGCTCCCGGCGGGGACGGGGTCGGATTCGGGGCCCCCCCGGTGGTGGCGCCGCCCTGGCGgggggggctggaggggggcGGGGCTCTCACAGCGCCCCCGGcgccccccggagccccccggagccgggcacagcccccccCGTACCAGTGCGGGCACTGCCAGAAGAGCTTCAGCTCCCGCAAGAACTACAGCAAGCACATGTTCATCCACTCAG GTGAGAAGCCCCACCAGTGCTCCATCTGCTGGCGCTCCTTCTCGCTCCGGGACTACCTGCTCAAGCACATGGTGACCACACTGACCAGTACTGACCACACTGACCAGTGCTGA
- the ZBTB45 gene encoding zinc finger and BTB domain-containing protein 45 isoform X2 → MPDAVHYIHLHNFSRSLLRTLNGQRARGHFCDVTVRARGASLRAHRCVLAAGSPFFHDKLSLGHSAIEVPPVVPWAAVRQLVEFLYSGSLVVARSEALHILTAASVLQIEAVIGECTQIISQARVVTPALSAEMAAEMATPLATEMTTEMTTEMTTKLATPLTRELSTELATPLTPSLTTELSTPLTTELTTELSTPLTTELTTELTTELTTEVPTEMPTDGPSGHSRKQRQPLRLAPVPLKEERLEEDEDDEEEDEEEAEDEGAPQEGVVASLSLPCFGAAAAAEAPSVPPWEAPGGDGVGFGAPPVVAPPWRGGLEGGGALTAPPAPPGAPRSRAQPPPYQCGHCQKSFSSRKNYSKHMFIHSGEKPHQCSICWRSFSLRDYLLKHMVTHTGVRAFQCSVCCKRFTQKSSLNVHMRTHRPERFQCRLCRRGFSHRTLLERHAATAHPGPPPGPPPGLPPGPPPEPGLGTWQGMAGAGPALPA, encoded by the exons ATGCCGGACGCCGTCCACTACATCCACCTGCACAACTTCAGCCGCTCGCTGCTGCGGACGCTCAACGGGCAGCGCGCCCGCGGCCACTTCTGCGACGTGACGGTGCGGGCCCGCGGCGCCTCGCTGCGCGCCCACCGCTGCGTGCTGGCCGCCGGCAGCCCCTTCTTCCACGACAAGCTCAGCCTGGGCCACTCGGCCATCGAGGTGCCGCCCGTGGTGCCCTGGGCGGCCGTGCGCCAGCTGGTGGAGTTCCTGTACAGCGGGAGCCTGGTGGTGGCGCGCTCCGAGGCGCTGCACATCCTCACCGCCGCCTCCGTGCTGCAGATCGAGGCCGTCATCGGCGAGTGCACGCAGATCATCTCGCAGGCGCGGGTGGTGACGCCGGCGCTGAGCGCCGAGATGGCCGCTGAGATGGCCACACCGCTGGCCACAGAAATGACCACAGAAATGACCACAGAGATGACCACAAAGCTGGCCACACCGCTGACCAGagaactgagcacagagctggccaCACCGCTGACCCCATCTCTGACCACTGAACTATCCACACCACTGACCACAGAACTGACCACAGAACTATCCACACCACTGACCACTGAACTGACCACTGAACTGACCACGGAACTGACCACGGAAGTGCCCACGGAGATGCCCACGGACGGCCCCAGCGGGCACAGCCGCAAGCAGCGGCAGCCGCTGCGCCTGGCGCCCGTCCCTCTCAAAGAGGAGCGcctggaggaggatgaggatgatgaggaggaggatgaggaggaagcgGAGGATGAAGGAGCCCCCCAGGAAGGCGTCGTGGCCtcgctgtccctgccctgttttggagccgccgccgcggccgaGGCGCCGTCGGTGCCGCCCTGGGAGGCTCCCGGCGGGGACGGGGTCGGATTCGGGGCCCCCCCGGTGGTGGCGCCGCCCTGGCGgggggggctggaggggggcGGGGCTCTCACAGCGCCCCCGGcgccccccggagccccccggagccgggcacagcccccccCGTACCAGTGCGGGCACTGCCAGAAGAGCTTCAGCTCCCGCAAGAACTACAGCAAGCACATGTTCATCCACTCAG GTGAGAAGCCCCACCAGTGCTCCATCTGCTGGCGCTCCTTCTCGCTCCGGGACTACCTGCTCAAGCACATGGTGACGCACACGGGCGTCCGCGCCTTCCAGTGCTCCGTGTGCTGCAAGCGCTTCACGCAGAAGAGCTCCCTGAACGTGCACATGCGCACGCACCGCCCCGAGCGCTTCCAGTGCCGCCTCTGCCGCCGGGGGTTCTCGCACCGCACCCTCCTGGAGCGCCACGCCGCCACCGCGCAc CCAGGACCgccaccagggccaccaccGG GGctgccaccagggccaccaccaGAACCTGGACTGGGCACGTGGCAGGGCATGGcaggtgctggccctgctctccCGGCCTGA